Below is a window of Halobaculum lipolyticum DNA.
CTCATCCCAGAGACGATCAGCCTCCAGACGCTGACCGACGCCGAAGCTCAACGGCGGCAGCGGTAGGACGACGGGTCACTCCCGGCGCCGCGCCCCGACGACGAGCGCCGGGTTGTGCGACCCCCGGCGCTCGAACACGGTGTCGTACACGAACGACAGCTCCCAGCCGTGTTCCGGGCGGAATATCTCCCGGAGGTCCGCCCGCGACAGCGACGCCCACGTCGCCGCCACGCCGTCGCGGCGGGCGTCACACAGGAGGTAGTACCAGCCGCCGGGCCGGAGCGTCCGTCGGATCGCCTCCGCGGCGAGCCGCTGCTCCTGCGGGCCGAGACAGTGTAGCATCGCCGAGTCGACCACCGTGTCGGCGCGCACGCCGAGGGCGTCGAGCCGGAGCGCGTCCCACACGAGGAAGTTCGCGGGCACCCGGCGCCACCGCGCCTTCTCCCGCGCCTGCCGGATCGCAGACGGGGCGACGTCGACGCCGAGCACCTCGTGTCCGCGGCGGGCGAGGAACAGCGACAGTTCGCCCGTCCCGCAGCCGACCTCGACGACGCGGCGACCGATCAGCCCCGCCTCCGCGAGGCGGACGAACGCGCGCTGGGGCCGTCCGATGTCCCAGTTCGGCGGCCCGGCGTGGTAGCTGGCGTCGAAGCCGTACGCCGCCGCGGGGTTGACGTAGTCGAGACCGGGATCGGTGGCCGAGGACACGGCGAACACTCGTCCCGGTGCGGCTTAGTTTCGACTCTCCGCCGACGGAGGCGGCGGTCGCCGTCGCGTTCCTCCGGCTCAGACGCCGGCGAGCAGCCGCCGGACGAACCGGTCCTGGTTCGGGAGGTCGTCCCGTCCCTCCCGGTCTTCCGACAGCGCGAGCCAGCGGAGGACCACGACGAGGTCGTGTTCGGGGTCGACCCAGACGACGTTCTGCCCGTGGCCCAGCATCGCGTACGCCGACGCCGGCGCCGACGGCCACAGCGTCCGGTTCGTGTTGAGCCACAGCAGGAAGCCGTAGTTCGGGTTCACCTCGCAGGGGTCGGTCGCGCGCTCGACCCACTCCTCGGAGAGGAGCCGGTCGTCCCCCCACCGACCGTCGTTCAGGAGGAGGTGGCCGGCCCGCGCGAGGTCGCGCGCGGACCCCCAGACGCCCCCGCCCCAGTGGCCGCCGCCGGAGACGGATCTCATCGTCCGCCCCTCGACGGCGACGTCGGAGTTGTGGTAGCCGTGCCACTCCCACGTCCGCGTCGCCCCGGCGGGGTCCAGCACCTCGTGTGCGAGCACGCACGGGAGCGGCTTCGCCCACAGCCGCAGCAGCGACAGCGCGAGGCGGTTGATCCGCACGTCGTTGTACTCCCAGTGGGTGCCCGGCGCCTCGAGGTCGCGGTGTTCGCCCTTGGCGGGACCGCCGGTCTTGCCGACGCCGCGGTTGCGGTCGATGCTGTCGGGCCGGTCGAACAGGGTCCCCTCCCACTCGCTGGTCTGTTCGAGCAAGTGTCGCCAGGTGATCGGGGCGTTCTGCTCGCTCGCGAAGCCGTCGTCGTCGGCGTGGCTCGGGTGGTCGGCGACGCGCTCGTCCAACTCGAACAGCCCGCGGTCCCACGCGACGCCGGCGACGATGGAGAGGAACGACTTCGCGACCGAGAACGAGTGGTCGACGCGGCGGGTGTCGCCCCACTCGGCGACGAGGCGGCCCTCCTTGAGCACCAGTCCTGCGGGACCGCCGCGACGGTCGGGCATCGGGCCGAGCGTGTACCCCAACTCGCCCTCCGAGTCGTCCCACGGCTCCTGGTTCGAGAAGTCGTAGGCGACCTGCTCGGGCCGGGTGCCGTGCGTGAGGTGGAACTCGACGGCGTCGCGGACGGCGTCGGGGTCGATGCCGGCGTCGGCGGGGTCGACCGCCTCGAACCCCTCGTCGCCGGCGTCGGGGAACTGCATGGCTGGCGGTCCGCCCGCGGCGGGAAAAAGCGCCGGGAGCCGGCGATCGGCGGTCCGCGACGAAACGAGCGAACTACAAGGCGGCTTCCAGAAGGTGGAGCACATGAGCGATCACGGTCCCAGCGACGACAGCGAGGACCCCAACGCGGAGGTGCAGTACCACATCGAAGTCGGTCCCGACGACGTGGCCGACACGGTCCTGCTGCCGGGCAACCCCGAGCGCGTCGACAAGGTGACGGCGCTGTGGGACGACCACGAGGAGAAGGCGTACCACCGCGAGTACCGCACCGCGACGGGCACGTACGACGGCGAGCCGCTGTCGGTCACGTCGACGGGGATCGGCTCCCCCTCGGCGGCCATCGCCGTCGAGGAACTGGCTCGCGCGGGCGCGGACACCTTCATCCGGGTCGGCTCCTGCGGCGCCATCCAGCCGGAGATGGACATCGGCGACCTCGTCATCACCTCCGGCGCCGTGCGCCAAGAGGGGACGAGCAAGGAGTACGTCCGCGAGGACTACCCCGCCGCCACCGACCACGAGGTCGTCTCGGCGCTCGTCGCCGCCGCCGAACGCCTCGGCTACGACTACCACGTCGGGATCACGATGTCCGCCGACTCCTTCTACGCCGGACAGGGGCGCCCCGGCTTCGAGGGGTTCCGCGCCGCCGGCGCCGACGACCTCGTCGACGAACTCCGCGACGCGAACGTGAAGAACATCGAGATGGAGGCGGCCGCGATCACCACCATCGCGAACGTGTACGGCCTGCGCGCCGGCGCCGTCTGCACGGTGTACGCCAACCGGGTCACCGGCGAGTTCCGCACCGAGGGCGAGTCGCGGGCCGCCGAGTGCGCCAGCCTCGCGGCGGCGCTGCTCGCGCGCATGGACGAGGTGAAGCGCGAGGCCGGCGTCGACCGCTGGCACGCCGGCCTGTCGCTGGAGTAGTCGCCGAGGCGGCCGGCCCGCGCGACGCCGGGGACCGTCGGGGAACGGTCACGGTCGATCCGGATCCGCCCCGAGCGGATCGGCCGGCTTCGGCTCCGGACGCGTCGGTTGCTGGCGGTTTCAACACGCCTTTATCCTCCGCCTCGGAAGGCGCAGCCATGAGTCAACAGGTCGTCGTCGTCGGGGCCGGCTACGCCGGTGCCGGGACGGTGAACGCCTTCGAGGACGCCATCGAACCGGGCGAAGCCGAACTGACGTGGGTCTCCGACACCGACTACCACCTCGTGCTCCACGAGGCCCACCGGGTCATCCGCAAGCCCGAGGTCGAGTCGAAGATCGCCATCCCCGTCGACGAGATCAAAGCCGACGAGACGGACTTCGTGAAGGGTCGCGTCGTCGAGGTCGACACCGACGAGCAGGTCGTCCACACCCGCGGCGGCGAGACGGTCGAGTACGACTACCTCCTCGTCGCGGTCGGCTCGGCGACGGCGTTCTTCGGCATCCCCGGCCTGCGCGAGCACGCGCTCACGCTCAAGAGCCTCGACGACGCCCGCGAGATCCACCAGGCGGTGAAGGCCGCCGGGCAGGAGGCGACCACGACCGACCCCGCGAAGGTGCTCGTCGGCGGCGCCGGTCTCTCCGGCATCCAGTCGGCCGGCGAGATCGCGGAGTTCCGCGACGACAACAAAGCCCCCATCGACATCGAACTCGTCGAGGGGCTGGACTCGGTGTTCCCCAACAACGACCCCGAGGTGCAGGGCGCCATCCGCAAGCGGCTCGACCAGAAGGACATCGCCGTCTCGACGGGCGAGTTCATCTCGAAGGTCGACGACAACGCCGTCTACCTCGGCGGCGCCGAGGAGCAGTACTACGGCGAGGACGACGACGGCGACGCCCCCGCCGAGGAGGACATCGACTACTCCGAGGACCTCGTGATGGACTACGACGTGCTGCTGTGGACCGGCGGCATCACCGGCCACGAGGAGGTCGACGACTTCCACCTCGACGCCGACGACCGCTCGAACCGCGTGTACGCGGAGTCGACGTTCGAGACGAGCGACGACAACGTGTTCGCCATCGGCGACACCGCGCTGGTCGACCAGGGCGACGAGCAGTTCGCCCCGCCGACGGCGCAGGCCGCCTGGCAGGCCGCCGAGGTCGCCGGCGAGAACCTCGCGCGCGCCGTCCGCGGCGCCCCGCTCAAGTCGTGGCAACACGAGGACAAGGGGACGCTCATCTCCGTCGGCGAGGAGGCCGTCGCCCACGACGTGAAGGCGCCCGGCTTCACCATCCCGGTCAACACGTTCGGCGGTCCCGCCGCGAAGGCGCTGAAGAAGGGCGTCGCGAGCCGGTGGATCGCGGACGTCTCCGGCGTCGGGCGCGCGCTCAACGCCTGGAGCGACATGTGACGCGGTCGGCGTAACGCACGACACACCGTCCGTTCTCGCGGGGTCGCGCGCCGCGAAGCGGCGGCGCCGTCGCCGGCGAGCGAACGGCGACAGAATCGTCCGTGCGGCGGGAGGTCCCCCCGTCCCCGCGTCCTCGGTCCCGTGTGCTCGGTTCCGCCTCTCGGTTCCGCGTGTCCGGTTCGCCGTGGCGGTCAGTGCTCGGGCGGCTCCGCGGGCGCCTCCATCCCGTCGATCTTGAGGATGAGCACCGAGGCCGTGTCGTCTTTCCCGTCGACGGTGCCGTCGATGACGAGCTTCGACAGGGGCGTCGGGCCGACGCTGACGGAGTCGCCCTCGTGGAAGTTCCGGACCGACCCCTGGAGGTGGATCTCCGCGCGACACAGCTCCGGGTGGTGGACCGACGTGAGGTTGATCTCCTGGACGTTCACGTTGTCGAGTCGCTCGTCGTTGTGGAACAGCGGCGTCGACGCCGGCTCGTCGAGGCTCTGGAGGTCCAACGCCTCGAACGCGTTCGCGGTCGGCTTGTACCCCCCTTTCGGTCCCGGTACCCCTTCGACCAACTGGAGCGCCTTCAGGCTCTGCATCTGGTTGCGGATCGTGCCGGCGTTGCGGCCGACGGCGTCGGCGATCGTCTCGCCTTTCACCGCGTCCTCCTCCTCGCGGTAGAGGTTCACCAGTTCGTTGAGGATCTTGCGCTGACTGTCGGTGAGCTCGATGGACGACATTTGTTCACGGTTTTCCCGGAACCTGCATAAAACCACGGACCCGGTCGTCGGCCGGGAGCCGCTCCCACACCCCGCGATCACGTGACTGCGACGGGCCACGAAGGGTCGGGAACGACCGATACGCATTTCGGGGAGGCGTCGAGAGTCGCGGTATGCACGACGCACGCGTGCTCGTCACCGGGGGGGCGGGGTTCATCGGCTCGAACCTCGCGAACACGCTCGCCGCGGACGGCAACGACGTCATCGCGCTCGACAACGAGTATCTGGGCACCCGCGACAACCTCGACGACGACGTGGAGTTCGTCGAGGCGGACGTCCTCGACGACGACCTGCCGACGGACGTGGACGTGGTGTTCCACCTCGCGGCGCTGTCCTCGCGACAGATGCTGGAGGAGAACCCGCGCCAGGGCGCCCGCGTCAACATCGAGGGGTTCGTCAACGTCGTCGAGCAGGCCCGCGCCGACGGCTGTGAGACGATCGTGTACGCCTCGACCTCTTCGATCTACGGGAGCCAGACGGAGCCGTGTCCGGAGGACATGGCCGTGGAGGCGTCGACCGGCTACGACGCCTCGATGATGGGCCGCGAACGCTACGCCGAGTACTACGAGGAGTTCTACGACGACCTCACGCTCGCCGGGATGCGCTTCTTCTCGGTGTACCAGGGGTACGGCGGCAACGAGGAGCACAAGGGCCAGTACGCCAACACTGTCTCGCAGTTCGCCGCGCAGTTGGCGAACGGCGAGGCGCCCGTGCTGTGGGGCGACGGCTCCCAGACGCGCGACTTCACCCACGTCACCGACATCGTCCGCGGGCTGGTCCTCGCGGCCGAACACGAACTCTCCGGGGTGTACAACCTCGGCACCGGCGAGAGCTACTCGTTCAACGAGATGGTCGAGTTGATCGACGACGTGCTCGAGACGGGGATCGAACCGGAGTACGAACCGGTCCCCATCGACAACTACGTCTACCACACGAAGGCCGACGCCTCGAAGTTCAAGGCCGCGACCGGGTGGGAGCCGCGGGTCGACTTCGCGGACGGCGTGCGCGAGGTCTGCGAGCCGTATCTGGACGGGTAGCCGCCCGGAACCGCCCGTTTGAAGCCCCCGGCCGCCGCCGGATCGGACATGACCGTCCGCATCATCGGCGTGCCGACCGACTACGGCCAGGACCGACGTGGCGTGGACATGGGACCGTCCGCCATCCGCTACGGGGGGCTCGCGGACGCCCTCGCGGACGCGGGCGTCGACGTCGTCGACGACGGCGACCTCGCCGTCCCGCGCGCCGAGGAGCGCGACCCGGACTCCCACCCGCCGAGCGAGGGCAACGCGAAGTTCCTGCGCGAGACCGAGGAGGTGACGACCGCGCTGGCCGACCACGTCGCCGACGCCGTCGCCGCCGACGAGACGCCGCTCGTGCTCGGCGGCGACCACTCGGTCGCCATCGGGTCGCTCGCCGGGAGCGCCCGCGACGCCGAGATCGGCGCCGTCTGGTTCGACGCCCACGGCGACTACAACACGCCGACGACCTCCCCCTCCGGCAACGTCCACGGGATGCCGCTGGCGGCGGCGCTGGGGTACGGAGCGTGGGAGGGAGTCGAGTGGGCGAACGCGCCCGGACTCAGCGAGGAGAACGTCGCCTACGTCGGCCTGCGCGCGCTCGACGACACCGAGCGCGCGGCGATCCGCGACTCCGAGATGACCGCCTACACCATGTCCGACATCGACGAGCGCGGCATCACCGACGTCGTCGAGGCGGCCCTCTCGGTCGCGGGCGCCGGCGTCGACGGCGTCCACGTCAGCCTCGACATGGACTGGCTCGACCCGACCATCGCCCCCGGCGTGGGGACGCCCGTCCGCGGCGGCGTCACCTACCGCGAGGCCCACCACGCCATGGAGTTGGTCGCCGGCACCGACGCCGTCCGGTCGATGGAGGTCGTCGAGGTGAACCCCGTGCTCGACGACTCCAACGAGACGGCGTCGCTGGCGACCGAACTCGTCGCCAGCGCGTTCGGCAAGCGCATCCTCTGAACCGGCACCGGCTCGGAGCGACTCCTCCCGCGGTGCCGGTGTGATCCACCGCTCGCGGGTGGTTCGACGGGACCGGATCGCGGGCGCGAAGTCGGCGGAGGCTCGTTGGCTCGGACCGGACGTTACACTTCGAGCGGACCGCCCGGATCGATCCGGAACAGAACGGCGCCAGAGATCGCAACGACCAACCATGCGGCGGTCATGGGAACGTTTCCTTCGACGAACTCGACGACGGCGAGCGCCGAACCGAGGAGGATCTGGATACCGTACAGCGGATATCGACGGTTCACGCCCGGCAGATACAACGAGTGTACAAAAGTACTGCGGCGACTCCTGCGCGGGGCTTCCGACTGGTTCTCCATCCGACCGCCGGCGAACCGACGCGGACCGGACCGAGGAGTCCGCCGTCCGTACCCCGTACGCCGGTCGTGTCGGCTGTCGAGGCTCGATGGAATACGGTATTCCGGTAGCCCGAGGCTCCCCGAGTGGACGGTTTCGGCGGAGGAGCGTCGCCGTCGAGACGGGGAGACGGTGACCCAGAACGGCGGTGGACCGCGGTGGCGACCTACTCGGCGTCGTCGCTGTCGGCGTCGTCGCTGTCGGCGTCGTCGCTGTCGGCGTCGTCGCTGTCGGCGTCGTCGCTGTCGGCGTCGTCGGCCGTCTCCGCGTCGTCGGCCGTGCGCTCGCCGGAGACGCGCTCGGCGGTGAGCACGTCGACGGCGGCGACGGTGTCGCCGTCCTCCAGATCCATCACGGTGACGCCCATCGTGTTGCGACCGATGGTCGAGATGTCCTCGACGCGGGTGCGCATGATCTGCCCGCCCGCGCTCATCGCGAACAGGTGGTCGCCGTAGGTGACCGTCTCGAGGGCACACACCGCCCCGTTGCGGTCGTTGGTCTTGATGTCGATCAGGCCCTTCCCGTTGCGGCTCTGTGTGCGGTACTGGTCGAGGTCGGTGCGCTTCCCGTAGCCGTGTTCGGTGACGGTGAGCACCCAGTTGTGGAGTGTCTCGTCGATGGCGGCCAGCCCGGCGACGCGGTCGCCCTCGCGCAGGTCGACCCCGCGGACGCCGCGGGCGGTGCGGCCCATCGGGCGCACCTCGTCCTCGTCGAACCGGATCGCCATCCCGTCGCGAGTGCCGATGACGAGGTCCCGGTCGCCGGTCGTCACTTCGACGTCGGCCAACAGGTCGTCCTCCTCCAGACTGATCGCGCGGATGCCCGTCGAGAGGATGTTGTCGAAGGCGTCGCCGGCGGTGCGTTTCACGTAGCCGCCCTCGGTGACCATCGTGAGGTAGTCGTCGCCGTCGAGGTCGTCGGTGTTGACGACCGCCGTCAGCTCCTCGTCGTCGTCCAGATCGAGCACGTTCACCGCCGACTTCCCGCGGGCGGTGCGCCCCATCTCGGGCACCTGGTACGTCTTCAGCTGGTAGACGCGGCCCTTGTCCGTGAAGCACAACAGGTAGTCGTGCGTCGAGGCGACGAACACCGAGGAGACGCGGTCGCCGTCCTTCAGGTCGGTGCCGATGATCCCCTTGCCGCCGCGGTTCTGTGCGCGGAAGTCCGCGGCGGGCATCCGCTTGATGTAGTCGTCCTCCGAGAGCACGACGACCGACTCCTCCTCCGGGATGAGGTCCTCGTGGGTGACGGAGCCGGTGTCCTCGACGAAGCCGGTGCGGCGCTCGTCGTCGTAGGTGTCTTTGATCTCGCGGAGTTCGTCTTTGATCACGTCGAGCAGCTCCTGCTCGGAGCCGAGGATCTCCTCCAGACGCTCGATCGTGTCTTGCACGTCCTCGTACTCCCGTTCGATCTCGGCGGCCTCCATCGAGGTGAGCGACCCGAGCTGCATCCGGACGATGTGTTCGGCCTGCTCCTCGCTGAAGTCGTACACGTTCCGCAGCGCCGTCTTCGCGGCGTCGCGGTCGTCGCTCTCGCGGATCGTCTCGACGACGTCCTCGACGTTCTCCAGCGCGCGGAGCCGTCCTTCGAGGATGTGTGCGCGCTCCTCGGCCTCGTCGAGGTCGAACTGCGAGCGCCGGGTGACGACCTCCTTGCGGTGGTCGATGTAGTGTTCCAGCGTCTCCTTCAGCGTGAGCACCTTCGGCTGGCCGTCGACCAGCGCGAGGTTGATGACGCCGAAGGTGGACTCGAGGTGGTGTTCCAGCAGCTGGTTCTTGACGACCTCGACG
It encodes the following:
- a CDS encoding class I SAM-dependent methyltransferase is translated as MSSATDPGLDYVNPAAAYGFDASYHAGPPNWDIGRPQRAFVRLAEAGLIGRRVVEVGCGTGELSLFLARRGHEVLGVDVAPSAIRQAREKARWRRVPANFLVWDALRLDALGVRADTVVDSAMLHCLGPQEQRLAAEAIRRTLRPGGWYYLLCDARRDGVAATWASLSRADLREIFRPEHGWELSFVYDTVFERRGSHNPALVVGARRRE
- a CDS encoding serine hydrolase domain-containing protein, whose protein sequence is MQFPDAGDEGFEAVDPADAGIDPDAVRDAVEFHLTHGTRPEQVAYDFSNQEPWDDSEGELGYTLGPMPDRRGGPAGLVLKEGRLVAEWGDTRRVDHSFSVAKSFLSIVAGVAWDRGLFELDERVADHPSHADDDGFASEQNAPITWRHLLEQTSEWEGTLFDRPDSIDRNRGVGKTGGPAKGEHRDLEAPGTHWEYNDVRINRLALSLLRLWAKPLPCVLAHEVLDPAGATRTWEWHGYHNSDVAVEGRTMRSVSGGGHWGGGVWGSARDLARAGHLLLNDGRWGDDRLLSEEWVERATDPCEVNPNYGFLLWLNTNRTLWPSAPASAYAMLGHGQNVVWVDPEHDLVVVLRWLALSEDREGRDDLPNQDRFVRRLLAGV
- a CDS encoding nucleoside phosphorylase, translating into MSDHGPSDDSEDPNAEVQYHIEVGPDDVADTVLLPGNPERVDKVTALWDDHEEKAYHREYRTATGTYDGEPLSVTSTGIGSPSAAIAVEELARAGADTFIRVGSCGAIQPEMDIGDLVITSGAVRQEGTSKEYVREDYPAATDHEVVSALVAAAERLGYDYHVGITMSADSFYAGQGRPGFEGFRAAGADDLVDELRDANVKNIEMEAAAITTIANVYGLRAGAVCTVYANRVTGEFRTEGESRAAECASLAAALLARMDEVKREAGVDRWHAGLSLE
- a CDS encoding NAD(P)/FAD-dependent oxidoreductase; protein product: MSQQVVVVGAGYAGAGTVNAFEDAIEPGEAELTWVSDTDYHLVLHEAHRVIRKPEVESKIAIPVDEIKADETDFVKGRVVEVDTDEQVVHTRGGETVEYDYLLVAVGSATAFFGIPGLREHALTLKSLDDAREIHQAVKAAGQEATTTDPAKVLVGGAGLSGIQSAGEIAEFRDDNKAPIDIELVEGLDSVFPNNDPEVQGAIRKRLDQKDIAVSTGEFISKVDDNAVYLGGAEEQYYGEDDDGDAPAEEDIDYSEDLVMDYDVLLWTGGITGHEEVDDFHLDADDRSNRVYAESTFETSDDNVFAIGDTALVDQGDEQFAPPTAQAAWQAAEVAGENLARAVRGAPLKSWQHEDKGTLISVGEEAVAHDVKAPGFTIPVNTFGGPAAKALKKGVASRWIADVSGVGRALNAWSDM
- a CDS encoding HTH domain-containing protein → MSSIELTDSQRKILNELVNLYREEEDAVKGETIADAVGRNAGTIRNQMQSLKALQLVEGVPGPKGGYKPTANAFEALDLQSLDEPASTPLFHNDERLDNVNVQEINLTSVHHPELCRAEIHLQGSVRNFHEGDSVSVGPTPLSKLVIDGTVDGKDDTASVLILKIDGMEAPAEPPEH
- a CDS encoding NAD-dependent epimerase/dehydratase family protein codes for the protein MHDARVLVTGGAGFIGSNLANTLAADGNDVIALDNEYLGTRDNLDDDVEFVEADVLDDDLPTDVDVVFHLAALSSRQMLEENPRQGARVNIEGFVNVVEQARADGCETIVYASTSSIYGSQTEPCPEDMAVEASTGYDASMMGRERYAEYYEEFYDDLTLAGMRFFSVYQGYGGNEEHKGQYANTVSQFAAQLANGEAPVLWGDGSQTRDFTHVTDIVRGLVLAAEHELSGVYNLGTGESYSFNEMVELIDDVLETGIEPEYEPVPIDNYVYHTKADASKFKAATGWEPRVDFADGVREVCEPYLDG
- the rocF gene encoding arginase, whose product is MTVRIIGVPTDYGQDRRGVDMGPSAIRYGGLADALADAGVDVVDDGDLAVPRAEERDPDSHPPSEGNAKFLRETEEVTTALADHVADAVAADETPLVLGGDHSVAIGSLAGSARDAEIGAVWFDAHGDYNTPTTSPSGNVHGMPLAAALGYGAWEGVEWANAPGLSEENVAYVGLRALDDTERAAIRDSEMTAYTMSDIDERGITDVVEAALSVAGAGVDGVHVSLDMDWLDPTIAPGVGTPVRGGVTYREAHHAMELVAGTDAVRSMEVVEVNPVLDDSNETASLATELVASAFGKRIL
- the gyrA gene encoding DNA gyrase subunit A → MSSEPPVDPQDVRAAQIDRVRIEDEMEQSYIDYAMSVIAGRALPDVRDGLKPVHRRILYAMHEMGVTSNTSHRKSSSVVGETMGDYHPHGDQAIYDTLVNMAQQFSMRYPLVDGQGNFGSMDGDPAAAPRYTEARMADIAEELLADIEKDTVDFSANYDDRLTEPDVLPAAYPNLLVNGSTGIAVGMSTKVPPHNLGEVIDATIELIDDPDATVADLMEHVKGPDFPTGANIVGRNSVRKAYTTGRGRVRVRAEMDIEEFGNDRQRIVVTELPYQENKARIVERIANDVNEGLIEGVSDLRDESDREGVRVVIELKRGANVEVVKNQLLEHHLESTFGVINLALVDGQPKVLTLKETLEHYIDHRKEVVTRRSQFDLDEAEERAHILEGRLRALENVEDVVETIRESDDRDAAKTALRNVYDFSEEQAEHIVRMQLGSLTSMEAAEIEREYEDVQDTIERLEEILGSEQELLDVIKDELREIKDTYDDERRTGFVEDTGSVTHEDLIPEEESVVVLSEDDYIKRMPAADFRAQNRGGKGIIGTDLKDGDRVSSVFVASTHDYLLCFTDKGRVYQLKTYQVPEMGRTARGKSAVNVLDLDDDEELTAVVNTDDLDGDDYLTMVTEGGYVKRTAGDAFDNILSTGIRAISLEEDDLLADVEVTTGDRDLVIGTRDGMAIRFDEDEVRPMGRTARGVRGVDLREGDRVAGLAAIDETLHNWVLTVTEHGYGKRTDLDQYRTQSRNGKGLIDIKTNDRNGAVCALETVTYGDHLFAMSAGGQIMRTRVEDISTIGRNTMGVTVMDLEDGDTVAAVDVLTAERVSGERTADDAETADDADSDDADSDDADSDDADSDDADSDDAE